DNA from Actinoplanes sp. SE50/110:
ACCATCCGCACAGGCGGCGATCACGTCGGACAGCTCGCCCGGATAGCCGGGGCGGTAGCGTTCGTAGGCGGCCGCGGCCGGGCCGAAGCTGAGCGCCCTCATACCCGGGTGGGCAGCGGCCCGCCGTGGTAGGCGACCGCGTCGCTGAACGCGGCGATCAGGTCGAGGTCGGTCCCGTGGTGGTCGGCGTAGTACCGGTGCAGGTTGAGCACCAGCCGTTCGGCGTCCGCCCAGCCGGCGAATTCTCCCAGGTCGACGGCGCGGGCCGCGTCCAGCGGCGGCCGGCCGTCGGCGATGCCGGCCGCGCCGGCGTCCAGGACGAGGTGGTAGTAGCGACGGTGTTCGTCGAGGACCCGGGCGATGTCGGCACCCTCCAGGATCGGCCCGTGCCCGGGGACGATCACTTCCGGTGCGAGGCCGGCCAGCCAGTCGACGGCGGCCAGCGCGCCGGTCACCGAGCCCATGAAGACGAGCGGGGTCAGCCCGGCGAAGACCAGGTCGCCGGTGAACAGCACGCGGGCGTCGGGCACCCAGGCGATCAGGTCGCCGGTGGTGTGCGCGGGCCCGCCCGGGTGCCGCAGCTCGATCCGCCGGTCGCCGAGGTGCACGGTCATCGCGCCGGTGACGGTCAGGTCGGGCAGCCGCCGGGTGACGTCACCCCAGTC
Protein-coding regions in this window:
- a CDS encoding MBL fold metallo-hydrolase, with amino-acid sequence MGELIEVRPGIHAWLQADGSWWLNNAGAVSTADGQLVVDTCATETRARRFLETLRAATGQAPKLAVNTHQHGDHTYGNCLLPAATVLIGQENMREGLRVDPIIDGCPPFWSPVPDWGDVTRRLPDLTVTGAMTVHLGDRRIELRHPGGPAHTTGDLIAWVPDARVLFTGDLVFAGLTPLVFMGSVTGALAAVDWLAGLAPEVIVPGHGPILEGADIARVLDEHRRYYHLVLDAGAAGIADGRPPLDAARAVDLGEFAGWADAERLVLNLHRYYADHHGTDLDLIAAFSDAVAYHGGPLPTRV